A region of Ahaetulla prasina isolate Xishuangbanna chromosome 12, ASM2864084v1, whole genome shotgun sequence DNA encodes the following proteins:
- the LOC131184006 gene encoding uncharacterized protein LOC131184006, whose protein sequence is MRSCPSLAAPREVLQDYLAFYRANWAEGKLRLCNEAPLKSRAGFQAGKWDVGAIAESCWARLRGRREAGAVFRKLSQAFGYLELLGVNLCLSPWRKEIKSLKTFTGNFVYHVKSILPESVVQQLLSEIGYVATSATEYSLVRKLSEEEAENTAFEMFLARIECENLLEVAEDMKDSDLADILQKRAQKHGLPCVGLAKKQEHAQTKEDVAIGEINGTPNPAMAYLSHSQSAFKEQDKMEHGKSFGLRCITTEIQPAASKETPEHDRNQNQTEETSTHSCIRSTDSEDFLIKYSDIVIGQQPLHFSTSSSRATNEEAWLTETRLGLPTCGEETLPHLPSEESGPQALAILNDSTVVSKAPYNYQIRRTMNESKICDAMKRLGIPGSDTLDEPKELKGSMARQSPNSSSDLALMVDKPKNKEDYVERLMYPVEETARPESARSHRVPEERYPPEMKSANLSCGDNDNVDLYSSDHFSHITGCRYPTPGPSHSRHLDVPILTCPVPTEDQYCGDIPTGIQPRRERCPLHSSSANFDTRGAHGNEPSLDSYVIIKKDN, encoded by the exons ATGAGGAGCTGCCCGTCTCTGGCCGCCCCGCGCGAAGTTTTGCAAGACTACCTGGCTTTCTACCGCGCGAACTGGGCGGAAGGCAAACTTCGCCTTTGCAACGAAGCGCCGCTGAAGAGTCGCGCCGGCTTTCAGGCGGGCAAGTGGGACGTCGGGGCGATCGCCGAGAGCTGCTGGGCTAGGCTGCGGGGCCGGCGGGAAGCCGGCGCCGTCTTCCGCAAACTCAGCCAGGCTTTCGGCTACTTGGAGCTGCTGGGCGTCAACCTTTGCCTCTCGCCCTGGAGGAAGGAGATCAAGTCGCTGAAG ACTTTTACAGGCAACTTTGTCTACCATGTAAAGTCCATCCTTCCAGAAAGTGTAGTACAACAGCTGCTGTCCGAAATCGGCTACGTTGCCACCTCTGCTACCGAATATTCCCTGGTCAGAAAACTAAGCGAGGAAGAAGCGGAGAACACGGCATTTGAAATGTTCCTTGCAAGAATTGAATGCGAAAACCTTCTTGAAGTTGCAGAGGACATGAAAGACAGTGACCTCGCTGATATCCTCCAGAAGAGGGCCCAGAAACATGGTCTTCCATGTGTTGGCTTAGCTAAAAAGCAGGAACACGCACAAACAAAAGAGGATGTGGCCATTGGAGAAATCAACGGGACACCAAATCCTGCAATGGCCTACTTGAGTCATAGCCAGAGTGCCTTCAAAGAGCAGGACAAGATGGAGCATGGCAAGAGCTTTGGTCTCCGATGCATTACAACAGAGATTCAGCCAGCAGCTTCCAAAGAGACTCCCGAGCACGACAGGAATCAAAACCAAACGGAGGAAACCTCGACACACTCCTGCATCAGAAGCACGGACAGTGAGGACTTTCTGATTAAATACAGCGACATTGTCATTGGACAACAGCCTCTCCACTTCTCTACCTCTTCATCTAGAGCAACCAATGAGGAGGCCTGGCTTACTGAAACAAGGCTGGGCCTACCAACCTGTGGGGAAGAAACCCTCCCTCATCTGCCTTCTGAGGAAAGTGGTCCTCAGGCCCTAGCTATCCTCAACGATTCTACGGTGGTAAGCAAAGCTCCTTACAATTACCAGATTCGACGAACGATGAATGAATCCAAAATCTGCGATGCCATGAAGCGTCTGGGCATTCCTGGGTCAGATACACTTGACGAACCCAAAGAACTGAAAGGTAGCATGGCGCGGCAGTCACCTAACTCCTCCAGTGACTTGGCCTTGATGGTAGATAAGCCGAAGAACAAGGAAGACTACGTAGAGAGGTTGATGTATCCCGTGGAAGAAACGGCACGACCAGAGTCTGCAAGGAGCCACCGAGTCCCTGAAGAACGTTATCCTCCTGAGATGAAATCTGCCAACCTCTCCTGTGGAGACAACGACAATGTGGACCTTTATTCGTCAGATCACTTCAGTCATATCACCGGGTGCAGATATCCTACGCCTGGTCCGAGTCATAGCAGACATCTAGATGTCCCAATTTTAACCTGTCCCGTTCCCACCGAGGATCAGTACTGTGGTGACATTCCAACAGGTATTCAGCCTAGGCGAGAAAGATGTCCCCTTCATTCCTCTTCGGCGAACTTCGATACTCGTGGGGCGCATGGGAACGAACCTAGCCTAGACAGTTATGTTATTATTaagaaagataattaa
- the BEAN1 gene encoding protein BEAN1, producing MLDSSVLVAGVVIGVVLFLSCVAILIGSLRKNHCFRHLQLWSDASYTPDCFSYGGSVGELRSSCAEEFPPTFYFSSYMEALSQANIIHADSPPRYDECVGPGAAQIYLPTEDPPPYSLIDPCQQNDMSINNPLEERGSTSATMGQGSEGLVRIQDLRQPSTALSSSFPTETAPPYEAVVCEQSVPLPQASLALLKGSADYHRTLFDRIA from the exons ATGCTGGATTCGTCAGTGCTTGTGGCTGGGGTAGTCATTGGAGTGGTCCTCTTTCTATCCTGCGTGGCCATCTTGATTGGCAGCCTGCGAAAAAATCACTGCTTTCGACATCTCCAGCTGTGGAGCGATGCCAGCTACA ctCCAGACTGTTTTTCCTACGGTGGCTCCGTCGGAGAGCTGAGATCCAGCTGTGCCGAGGAATTCCCGCCAACATTTTACTTTAGCTCTTACATGGAGGCACTTTCCCAGGCCAACATCATACATGCAGATTCACCGCCAcg GTACGATGAGTGCGTTGGGCCCGGAGCAGCTCAAATCTACCTTCCAACGGAAGATCCTCCACCGTATTCTCTGATAGACCCTTGTCAGCAGAACGACATGTCTATAAACAATCCCTTGGAAGAAAGGGGATCTACCAGTGCAACAATGGGACAGGGTTCTGAGGGTTTGGTTAGGATACAGGACCTGCGTCAACCTTCCACGGCCTTGTCGTCATCCTTCCCAACCGAAACGGCGCCTCCGTACGAGGCTGTTGTGTGTGAACAGAGTGTTCCTCTCCCACAAGCCTCACTTGCTCTGCTGAAAGGTTCAGCAGATTATCACCGGACACTTTTCGACAGAATTGCGTAA